The stretch of DNA GGCCTATGCCGATTACCGGGACCTGATGGACCTGACCGAAGCGCTGATGCGGGGGATTGCGGAGAGCCTGCTGGGCGGCGCCGTCGTGACCCATCAGGGCAAGGATTACGATCTGGGACAGCCGTTCCGGCGTATGACGGTGCTGGAATCGATCCTCCACTACAACCCGGACATCCGGGCGGAAGAGCTGGCCGAGCGCGAAAGCGCCGCCAGGATCGCGGCCCGGTTGGGCATCCCGGTCGCCGCGGGCGACGGGCTCGGCAAGATCCAGACCGAGATCTTCGAGCAGACCGTGGAAGACCGGCTGGACGAGCCGACCTTCATCACCGCCTACCCGGCCGAGGTGTCTCCCTTGGCGCGGCGCAACGACGAGAATCCGTTCATCACCGACCGCTTCGAGTTCTTCGTGGGCGGACGCGAGCTGGCCAACGGCTTTTCCGAGCTCAACGATCCGGAAGACCAGGCCGAGCGGTTCCGGAAGCAGGTGGAGGACAAGGCCGCCGGCGACGAGGAGGCCATGCACTACGATGCCGACTACATCCGCGCCCTGGAATACGGCCTGCCGCCCACCGCCGGCGAAGGCATCGGCATCGACCGCCTGGTGATGTTCTTCACCGACTCGCCCTCCATCCGCGACGTCATCCTGTTCCCCCACATGCGGCCGGAAAGCTGAGCACGAAGCCTTGACGAGCCCGTTGCGGGCCGCCCGCGGGCCCGCAACAAGCGGACGATCACTCTTCGGCCGGGGTGAGAAGCTTTCCGTCCTTGTCCAGCAGCGGGACGTGGTATTTCTTGAGCAGCACCTCGATATCCGCGGCCTTCTTGTCGATGAGCGCTTCGAGCTGCTCTTTCCGCGCCTTGTCTGGAATCCGGACCCCCATCGACATCGGAAAGTCGAAGCGCACCCCCTCCTCGGATTGCATGGGAATCATGGCGAAGGTGCCCGGCTTGTTGTGATGGACCAGGTAGCCCGCCATCGGCCCCCAGACGATCGCCATGTCGATCTTGCCGGCGAGCAGTTCCTTCTCCAGGGTCTGGGCAGTGTTGATCGTTGCGTCCGCAGTCATCGACTGGTAAGGGACACCTTGCTCCACCAGCTTGTGCTTGAGTAGCCATGTCGTGGCCGGCGAGCCGTCGAACATCGCGATCCGGAGTTTCGCCTTCCGATCCGGAGACAGCGCATCCAGATGCGCGGCTGAATGAATGTCGTCCCAACCCTTCTTCCTGACGTAAACCAAGGCGTAAGTGGATCGGTAGTACGGCTTGGTGGTCGCGGCCTGGTCGTAACCCGCGGGCAAGCCCATCACCACGTCGCACTTGTATTCTTCCGAGTCCGGCTCCTTGGCCTTCAGCGTGTTGCGGATGAACCCCATGCGCTGCGGAAACCAAGTGTAGACGAGCTTCTTGTCCAGCTCCTTGGCAAAGAGCTCGGCGATCTTGTTCTCGAACCCGCCGCCCTTCTGATCGGAATACGGCGGATTGTTGGGATCGGCGCAAACCTTGAAGGCGTCGCCAGCCGCCTGGGCTGCGACCGCAGTGAGCAGCCAGGCAAACCCGGCGGAAATCAAACCTGTTTTTGTCATCATGTTGCTGTGATCCGAAATAAGCGCTCGTGACCGGACGGCCGATTGGCGAGAGTGTCACCATTCGCATCCGGCACGAACGAAAATACCCCGGATCGGGTCACCGATCCGGGGTATTCGTTTGCCGGCCGAAGCCGGCGCTCAGCTCACGGAACCCGACCGGTTCTTAGGGC from Methylococcus geothermalis encodes:
- a CDS encoding substrate-binding domain-containing protein, with the protein product MMTKTGLISAGFAWLLTAVAAQAAGDAFKVCADPNNPPYSDQKGGGFENKIAELFAKELDKKLVYTWFPQRMGFIRNTLKAKEPDSEEYKCDVVMGLPAGYDQAATTKPYYRSTYALVYVRKKGWDDIHSAAHLDALSPDRKAKLRIAMFDGSPATTWLLKHKLVEQGVPYQSMTADATINTAQTLEKELLAGKIDMAIVWGPMAGYLVHHNKPGTFAMIPMQSEEGVRFDFPMSMGVRIPDKARKEQLEALIDKKAADIEVLLKKYHVPLLDKDGKLLTPAEE